The Aquila chrysaetos chrysaetos chromosome 6, bAquChr1.4, whole genome shotgun sequence genome window below encodes:
- the TMEM88B gene encoding transmembrane protein 88B: MSGQDAEDFGSENLSDKSRMIATLPPYDMDDQLLPREPRSAWCCLAWTLLVVTMNSLVFFMNLILMFVIFTIVLLPTIVVVYFGFQCHSRVLHSAARYCKSILDDNSSSALIILGFVIMSPLIVVAMAIYCSLARRLRLFMCFQPYSRAVYKGVKWRWYEEGGLCSCAKGWNTQVKAWV, from the exons atgtctGGCCAGGACGCTGAGGACTTTGGATCAGAAAACCTCTCAGACAAGTCTCGGATGATTGCTACCCTCCCGCCATATGACATGGATGACCAGCTCCTTCCCAGGGAGCCACGGAGTGCCTGGTGCTGCTTGGCATGGACCCTGCTGGTAGTCACCATGAACTCCCTGGTCTTTTTCATGAATTTGATCCTGATGTTCGTTATCTTCACCATTGTGCTACTTCCTACCATTGTGGTGGTTTACTTTGGCTTCCAGTGCCACTCTCGG GTGCTGCACTCAGCTGCCCGCTACTGCAAAAGCATCTTGGATGACAACAGCTCTTCTGCCCTCATTATCCTTGGCTTCGTCATCATGTCCCCTCTCATTGTGGTGGCCATGGCTATCTACTGCAGCCTGGCAAGGCGTCTCCGTCTCTTCATGTGCTTCCAGCCGTACAGCAGGGCCGTGTACAAGGGGGTGAAGTGGCGCTGGTACGAGGAGGGAGGCCTGTGCAGCTGTGCCAAGGGCTGGAACACTCAAGTCAAGGCCTGGGTATGA